In Novosphingobium sp. MMS21-SN21R, a single genomic region encodes these proteins:
- a CDS encoding CDP-alcohol phosphatidyltransferase family protein — protein MNYPPMDDLNPTHPTRRGRLPGGLTLRAMTPNAITTAALCSGLTGIRFAVTAASGTDPVLVAEDWRKAVAAVIIAGLLDGIDGRIARLLKAQSRFGAELDSLADNVSFGVAPALILFLWSLQEAPRVGWFAALAVAIACALRLARFNARIDIEDQPHKSAGFLTGIPAPVGAGLAFLPLYLWIATDNPVFRLPIVVGPWLVLIAFLMISNIATLSWTSIRPRRSVRLELIALMGLVIAALLTEPWLTLVGISVVYVLSLPIGVFRYAKVKRQRAASARSEQLPPA, from the coding sequence ATGAACTATCCGCCAATGGACGATCTGAACCCGACGCACCCCACCCGGCGTGGCCGTCTTCCCGGTGGACTCACTCTGCGGGCCATGACGCCCAACGCCATCACCACCGCAGCGTTGTGCTCGGGCCTGACGGGCATCCGTTTTGCCGTTACGGCAGCCTCGGGCACCGATCCGGTGCTGGTGGCGGAGGACTGGCGCAAGGCTGTGGCCGCAGTGATCATCGCCGGTCTGCTCGATGGCATCGATGGGCGCATAGCGCGCCTGCTCAAGGCGCAATCGCGTTTCGGCGCCGAACTCGACAGCTTGGCCGACAACGTATCGTTCGGCGTAGCACCAGCGCTTATCCTGTTCCTGTGGTCATTGCAGGAAGCGCCGCGTGTCGGCTGGTTTGCCGCGCTGGCGGTGGCGATTGCCTGCGCGCTCAGGCTTGCCCGGTTCAATGCCCGCATCGATATCGAGGATCAGCCGCACAAATCGGCGGGTTTCCTGACCGGCATTCCCGCCCCGGTCGGGGCAGGGCTCGCTTTCCTGCCGCTCTATCTGTGGATTGCCACCGACAATCCGGTGTTCCGCCTGCCGATCGTGGTCGGCCCATGGCTCGTCCTGATCGCATTCCTGATGATTTCGAATATCGCCACGCTCAGCTGGACTTCAATCCGACCTCGACGGAGTGTGCGGCTTGAACTCATCGCGCTGATGGGGCTGGTGATTGCGGCTCTTCTGACCGAGCCGTGGCTCACACTCGTTGGCATCAGTGTCGTCTACGTGCTGTCTCTGCCAATCGGCGTGTTCCGTTACGCCAAGGTCAAGCGGCAACGCGCAGCGAGCGCGCGGAGCGAACAGCTTCCACCTGCTTGA
- a CDS encoding M15 family metallopeptidase, which produces MSITLSQRSKDRLAGAHPDLAKVIERAAAISDLDFTVLEVLRTVERQRELVAKGASRTMNSRHLPGKDGKSRAVDIAPMIGGQVSWDWPLYRKLAPIIKQAAADVGVPIEWGGDWRSFKDGPHWQLPFGKYP; this is translated from the coding sequence ATGAGCATCACACTTTCGCAGCGCTCAAAGGATCGGCTCGCAGGTGCGCACCCGGACCTCGCCAAAGTGATCGAACGTGCGGCCGCAATCTCCGACCTCGACTTCACCGTTTTGGAAGTCCTGCGCACGGTAGAACGCCAGCGGGAACTTGTGGCGAAGGGCGCGTCCAGAACGATGAACTCGCGCCACCTTCCGGGCAAGGATGGCAAGTCGCGCGCGGTGGACATTGCCCCCATGATCGGCGGGCAGGTTTCGTGGGATTGGCCGCTTTATCGCAAGCTTGCGCCGATTATCAAGCAGGCCGCTGCCGACGTTGGTGTCCCGATTGAATGGGGTGGGGACTGGCGTTCGTTCAAGGATGGCCCGCACTGGCAATTGCCGTTCGGGAAATATCCATGA
- a CDS encoding XF1762 family protein has translation MIPLEKALTATPDVSGVSSDHTGAASSVSGNGLECGGGAGGRIVAAPIAFEDASEFVRQLHRHHTPPQGHKFSIAAMIADRLVGVVIVGRPVARRRDDGMTLEVTRLCTDGTPNACSFLYGAAARAAFALGYRRIGTYILKREPGTSLVAAGWKMIAETPGKSWSVPSRPRADKHPIEPKLLFERTAA, from the coding sequence ATGATCCCCCTTGAAAAAGCGTTAACCGCGACCCCCGATGTTTCGGGCGTTTCGTCCGATCACACCGGGGCAGCATCTTCGGTTTCGGGCAATGGCTTGGAATGTGGCGGGGGAGCGGGTGGGCGCATCGTGGCCGCGCCAATCGCGTTTGAGGACGCTTCGGAGTTCGTGCGCCAACTGCATCGGCACCATACCCCGCCGCAGGGTCACAAATTCAGCATCGCCGCCATGATTGCTGACAGGCTGGTGGGCGTGGTCATCGTGGGCCGTCCAGTTGCTCGCCGCCGCGACGATGGCATGACCTTGGAAGTCACCCGGCTTTGCACAGACGGCACGCCGAACGCATGCTCATTTCTCTACGGTGCAGCTGCTCGGGCTGCGTTCGCGCTCGGGTATCGCCGTATCGGAACATACATTCTCAAGCGAGAGCCAGGAACGTCACTGGTCGCTGCTGGCTGGAAGATGATCGCAGAGACGCCGGGTAAGTCGTGGAGCGTGCCGAGCCGCCCGCGTGCCGACAAGCATCCCATCGAGCCTAAACTCCTGTTTGAAAGGACCGCCGCATGA
- a CDS encoding Lar family restriction alleviation protein, with the protein MKPSPTEAKMPNPTHTPGELKACPICRDDPLIRNRGGAWGVNCAGSDPSHLIWVYGATEAEAITAWNTRTVDTELLEALKALVEIVDDQLCGDFPEPLQAARSAITKAEAGS; encoded by the coding sequence ATGAAACCCTCACCAACGGAGGCCAAGATGCCTAACCCCACACATACGCCGGGAGAGTTGAAGGCTTGTCCTATATGTCGTGATGATCCTCTTATCCGGAATCGTGGCGGCGCTTGGGGCGTTAACTGCGCGGGAAGTGACCCGAGCCATTTGATTTGGGTTTATGGAGCCACCGAAGCCGAGGCCATCACCGCCTGGAACACCCGCACGGTAGATACCGAACTGCTTGAGGCGTTGAAGGCTCTGGTCGAGATTGTTGACGATCAACTTTGCGGCGACTTCCCCGAACCACTGCAAGCCGCCCGATCAGCCATCACCAAAGCGGAGGCAGGGTCGTGA
- the rseP gene encoding RIP metalloprotease RseP, with protein sequence MPPLESPGILTTLLAFVLVLGPLVFIHELGHYLVGRWFGVKADVFSIGFGKEIVGWTDKRGTRWKLAALPLGGYVQFAGDMNPASQPSPEWLALPAEERNRTFPAKPLYQRALIVLAGPVTNLLFAVLILAGFTFAYGKVVIPPVVGEIQSGSAADRAGVQLGDRIVSIRGKAMDSFLDVRLEVGQNPGEPLDLVVLREGRQVELSASAAAKVESDRFGNTQKIGFLGIGPKSFEVVPVGPLEAVAEGVTQTGSIIGMMVNGIGQIISGKREVKELGGPIKIAKYSGEQLVSGWQAFIGFVALISINLGFINLLPIPVLDGGHLAFYAAEAIRRKPVGQRGQEWAFRTGIAFVMALMLFVTVNDLASLKLFGG encoded by the coding sequence ATGCCACCGCTAGAAAGCCCCGGAATTCTGACGACGCTGCTGGCTTTCGTGCTGGTGCTGGGGCCGCTCGTGTTCATTCACGAACTCGGCCACTATCTGGTCGGACGGTGGTTCGGCGTGAAGGCCGACGTCTTCTCGATCGGCTTCGGCAAGGAAATCGTTGGCTGGACCGACAAGCGCGGCACGCGGTGGAAGCTCGCCGCGCTCCCGCTCGGCGGCTATGTGCAGTTTGCGGGCGACATGAACCCCGCCAGCCAACCCAGCCCGGAATGGCTGGCGCTCCCGGCGGAAGAGCGTAACCGGACGTTTCCTGCAAAGCCGCTTTACCAGCGCGCGCTGATCGTGCTGGCAGGCCCGGTGACCAACTTGCTGTTTGCGGTGCTTATCCTCGCGGGTTTCACTTTCGCCTATGGGAAGGTCGTGATCCCCCCGGTCGTCGGCGAGATCCAGTCAGGCTCGGCGGCTGATCGCGCCGGCGTTCAGCTGGGCGACCGCATCGTCTCGATCCGCGGCAAGGCGATGGATTCGTTCCTGGATGTGCGCCTTGAAGTGGGGCAGAATCCCGGCGAACCGCTCGATCTCGTGGTGCTGCGCGAAGGCCGTCAGGTCGAACTCTCGGCCAGTGCAGCCGCCAAGGTCGAGAGCGACCGTTTCGGCAACACGCAGAAGATCGGGTTCCTCGGCATCGGCCCCAAAAGCTTCGAAGTCGTGCCGGTTGGCCCGCTTGAGGCTGTGGCCGAAGGCGTCACGCAAACCGGCAGCATCATCGGCATGATGGTCAACGGCATCGGCCAGATCATCAGCGGCAAGCGCGAGGTCAAGGAGCTTGGCGGCCCGATCAAGATCGCCAAATATTCGGGCGAACAACTCGTTTCTGGCTGGCAGGCGTTCATCGGCTTCGTCGCGCTGATCTCGATTAACTTGGGGTTCATTAACCTCCTGCCAATCCCCGTTCTCGACGGGGGCCACCTCGCTTTCTACGCGGCGGAAGCCATTCGTAGAAAGCCCGTTGGTCAGCGCGGGCAGGAGTGGGCATTCCGCACCGGCATCGCGTTCGTCATGGCGCTGATGCTGTTCGTCACGGTCAACGATCTGGCGTCGCTCAAGTTGTTCGGAGGGTAG
- a CDS encoding 1-deoxy-D-xylulose-5-phosphate reductoisomerase has translation MTRSISVLGATGSIGASTLDLIRREKSKWRVVALTANGNAAELAKLAREFGAEIAVVADEAALPDLREALSGTAIEAAAGPAALIEAAGRGAEITVAAIVGCAGLAPTMAAIEQGGVIALANKEALVSAGDVMTAAVARHGATLLPVDSEHNAIFQCLQGNDIAHVCAITLTASGGPFRDWSLDQLHKATPAEAVKHPNWSMGAKISVDSATMMNKGLEFIEAFHLFPVGVERLRIIVHPQSIVHSMVEYRDGSTLAQLGPSDMRVPIASALAYPARMDTPCAPLDLAAIGQLTFRAPDETRFPATRLARDAVMAGGAAPAVLNAANEIAVAAFLESQIAFTRIVQSVEDVLSRGLAPAPTCLEDVIAIDAEARVRARELMEPVRS, from the coding sequence ATGACCCGTTCAATCTCCGTCCTTGGTGCCACCGGATCGATCGGCGCTTCCACGCTCGACCTGATCCGCCGCGAGAAGAGCAAGTGGCGCGTTGTCGCACTGACCGCCAATGGCAATGCCGCCGAGCTTGCCAAGCTCGCCCGCGAATTCGGCGCGGAAATCGCCGTCGTCGCCGATGAAGCCGCGCTTCCCGATTTGCGCGAAGCCCTGTCCGGCACCGCCATAGAAGCCGCTGCCGGTCCCGCCGCGCTGATCGAAGCCGCCGGGCGCGGCGCGGAGATCACCGTCGCCGCCATCGTCGGCTGCGCAGGCCTTGCCCCCACCATGGCAGCCATCGAACAGGGCGGCGTGATCGCGCTCGCCAACAAGGAAGCGCTGGTCTCCGCTGGCGATGTGATGACCGCCGCCGTCGCCCGCCACGGCGCGACACTGCTTCCGGTCGATTCCGAACACAACGCGATCTTCCAGTGTCTTCAGGGCAACGACATCGCCCACGTTTGTGCGATCACGCTTACGGCCAGTGGCGGCCCGTTCCGCGATTGGTCGCTGGATCAGTTGCACAAGGCTACGCCTGCCGAGGCTGTCAAGCATCCCAACTGGTCGATGGGCGCAAAGATCAGCGTCGATTCGGCGACGATGATGAACAAGGGTCTCGAATTCATCGAGGCGTTCCATCTGTTCCCTGTCGGCGTCGAACGCCTGCGCATCATTGTCCATCCGCAGTCCATCGTCCATTCGATGGTCGAATACCGCGATGGTTCGACGCTCGCCCAGCTTGGCCCTTCGGACATGCGCGTGCCCATCGCCTCGGCGCTGGCATACCCTGCGCGCATGGATACGCCCTGCGCGCCACTCGACCTTGCCGCCATCGGCCAGCTTACGTTCCGCGCGCCCGACGAGACGCGCTTCCCCGCCACCCGCCTTGCGCGCGATGCGGTGATGGCAGGCGGCGCTGCCCCTGCCGTGCTCAATGCCGCGAACGAAATCGCAGTTGCGGCGTTCCTTGAAAGTCAGATTGCATTCACCCGCATCGTGCAATCGGTTGAGGATGTGCTGTCCCGTGGCCTCGCGCCTGCGCCCACCTGCCTCGAAGACGTCATTGCGATCGATGCCGAAGCGCGGGTCAGGGCGCGTGAACTGATGGAGCCTGTAAGGTCATGA
- the pyrH gene encoding UMP kinase: MSLPTFKRILLKLSGEVLMGEQQFGIDTDYVARLAQEVKDARDSGLEICLVIGGGNIFRGMAGAAKGMDRAQADYMGMLATIMNALAMQNALEQIGVETRVQSAIQMDEVCEPVIRRRAERHLEKGRIVIFAAGVGSPYFTTDSGAALRAAEMKCDALFKGTSVDGVYNADPKKDASAKRYDAVDYDTVLADNLKVMDASAVALCRDNSIPIVVFSIRERGNLARVLSGQGTQTVVQKGA; this comes from the coding sequence ATGAGCCTGCCCACTTTCAAGCGCATCCTCCTGAAACTTTCGGGCGAGGTGCTGATGGGAGAACAGCAGTTCGGGATCGACACCGACTATGTCGCCCGCCTTGCACAAGAGGTGAAGGACGCGCGCGACAGCGGTCTTGAAATCTGCCTCGTGATTGGCGGCGGCAATATCTTTCGCGGTATGGCAGGCGCTGCAAAGGGCATGGACCGCGCCCAGGCCGATTACATGGGCATGCTCGCCACGATCATGAACGCGCTGGCGATGCAGAACGCGCTTGAGCAGATCGGCGTCGAAACCCGCGTCCAGTCGGCCATTCAGATGGACGAAGTGTGCGAGCCGGTGATCCGCCGCCGCGCCGAACGGCACCTTGAAAAGGGCCGCATCGTCATTTTCGCAGCCGGAGTCGGCAGCCCCTATTTCACCACCGATTCCGGTGCAGCCTTGCGCGCTGCCGAGATGAAGTGCGACGCCCTGTTCAAGGGCACCAGTGTCGACGGCGTTTATAATGCCGATCCCAAGAAGGATGCATCGGCAAAGCGTTATGACGCAGTCGATTACGACACGGTGCTTGCAGACAATCTCAAGGTCATGGACGCCAGCGCCGTGGCCTTGTGCCGGGACAACAGCATTCCGATCGTCGTCTTCTCGATCCGTGAGCGTGGCAATCTTGCTCGCGTCCTCTCGGGGCAGGGGACTCAGACGGTCGTCCAGAAAGGAGCCTGA
- the uppS gene encoding polyprenyl diphosphate synthase — protein sequence MDGNGRWAKKRLMPRAFGHKRGVDTVREIARAARDMGLEALTLYAFSSENWKRPADEISDLMGMLRTFIRNDLDEFIANNVKLRIIGDYHALAPDIVEMIEDAMARTAANTGTTLAIALNYGSQQEIARAAARAAAKGAITPEAIEAELDTAALPPLDLLIRTSGEVRLSNFLLWQAAYAEMWFTQVLWPDFTPAHLREALDQFASRERRFGGR from the coding sequence ATGGATGGCAATGGCCGCTGGGCCAAGAAGCGGCTGATGCCGCGCGCCTTCGGGCACAAGCGCGGGGTCGATACTGTGCGCGAGATTGCTCGCGCCGCACGCGACATGGGACTTGAAGCGCTGACTCTCTATGCGTTCTCGTCGGAGAACTGGAAGCGCCCGGCAGACGAGATTTCCGACTTGATGGGCATGCTGCGGACTTTCATCCGCAACGACCTCGATGAATTCATCGCCAACAATGTGAAGCTCCGGATCATCGGCGATTATCATGCGCTTGCGCCCGATATCGTCGAGATGATCGAGGATGCGATGGCCCGAACTGCCGCCAATACCGGCACTACGCTGGCCATTGCGCTCAACTATGGCTCGCAGCAGGAAATCGCCCGTGCCGCTGCCCGCGCCGCCGCCAAGGGCGCAATCACGCCCGAGGCTATCGAAGCGGAGCTCGATACGGCGGCGCTGCCTCCGCTCGACCTGCTGATCCGCACTTCGGGCGAGGTGCGCCTTTCGAACTTCCTGTTATGGCAGGCGGCATACGCCGAAATGTGGTTTACCCAGGTCCTCTGGCCCGATTTCACGCCCGCCCATTTGCGTGAGGCGCTGGACCAGTTCGCCTCGCGCGAAAGGCGCTTCGGTGGACGCTGA
- a CDS encoding phosphatidylserine decarboxylase codes for MSGEIVDNRGRGTAGWSWPSVHPEGRKFALIAAGLSAGAAVMAWETFAWPLAFLTLGILAFFRDPVRVTPRDDRSVFAPADGLITQIQKVAPPRELCADDGSGVRGLPDAPVTRISIFMSVFDVHINRSPIAGTVRRVIYIPGKFLNADLDKASEENERQHFLVERTDGVQVGFTQIAGLVARRIVPFAKGGDIVALGQRIGLIRFGSRVDVYLPAGTEPKVLMGQKTVAGETVLAEIGQAPMIEGVAQ; via the coding sequence ATGTCCGGAGAAATTGTCGATAACCGTGGTCGCGGTACTGCCGGGTGGTCTTGGCCATCCGTTCATCCAGAAGGCCGTAAATTCGCGCTGATCGCCGCTGGGCTGAGCGCGGGTGCTGCGGTCATGGCATGGGAGACGTTTGCTTGGCCGCTGGCGTTCCTGACACTGGGCATTCTCGCATTTTTCCGTGACCCGGTGCGGGTCACGCCGCGTGACGATCGCTCGGTGTTCGCCCCTGCCGATGGCCTCATTACCCAGATTCAGAAAGTTGCGCCCCCGCGCGAACTCTGCGCAGACGATGGCAGCGGCGTGCGCGGCCTGCCCGACGCCCCGGTCACGCGCATTTCGATCTTCATGTCGGTGTTTGACGTGCACATCAACCGGTCACCGATTGCAGGGACGGTCCGCCGCGTCATCTACATACCGGGCAAGTTCCTTAACGCCGATCTCGACAAGGCCAGCGAAGAGAACGAGCGTCAGCACTTCCTCGTCGAACGCACCGATGGTGTGCAGGTCGGGTTTACCCAGATCGCGGGCCTCGTTGCCCGCCGCATCGTGCCTTTTGCCAAGGGTGGCGATATCGTCGCATTGGGCCAGCGCATCGGATTGATCCGCTTTGGCAGCCGGGTCGATGTCTATCTTCCCGCGGGCACCGAACCCAAGGTGCTGATGGGCCAGAAGACGGTGGCAGGCGAAACCGTATTGGCCGAGATCGGCCAGGCCCCCATGATCGAAGGCGTAGCCCAATGA
- the tsf gene encoding translation elongation factor Ts, whose translation MAYTAADVKNLRERTGAGMMDCKKALDEAGGDFEAAVDALRAKGLAAAAKKSSRTAAEGLVGVAVSGTKGVAVEVNSETDFVAKNEQFQDFVRKSTEVALSTGAADVETLKAAAYPDGGTVSDKLTNNVATIGENQQLRRIKHVSVTNGVVVPYMHNAAAPALGKIGVLVALESEAAADVLEGLGKQIAMHIAAAFPQALTADDLDAELIARERKVAAEKAAESGKPAEVQAKMVDGAVSKYAKENALLSQIFVMDNKSTIQQVVDAAGKAAGAKIALVDYVRFQLGEGIEKEETDFAAEVAAAAGIK comes from the coding sequence ATGGCTTACACCGCCGCTGACGTGAAGAACCTGCGCGAGCGCACCGGCGCCGGCATGATGGACTGCAAAAAGGCTCTCGACGAAGCCGGTGGCGATTTCGAAGCTGCGGTTGACGCACTGCGCGCAAAGGGCCTCGCTGCTGCCGCCAAGAAGTCGAGCCGCACCGCGGCTGAAGGCCTCGTGGGCGTGGCCGTTTCGGGCACCAAGGGCGTTGCCGTCGAAGTGAACTCGGAAACCGATTTCGTTGCCAAGAACGAGCAGTTCCAGGACTTCGTCCGCAAGTCGACCGAAGTTGCGCTCAGCACCGGCGCTGCCGATGTCGAGACGCTCAAGGCTGCCGCCTATCCCGACGGCGGTACCGTTTCGGACAAGCTGACCAACAACGTCGCCACCATCGGCGAAAACCAGCAGCTGCGCCGCATCAAGCACGTCTCGGTCACCAATGGCGTGGTCGTGCCTTACATGCACAACGCTGCTGCTCCCGCTCTCGGCAAGATCGGCGTGCTCGTCGCGCTGGAATCCGAAGCTGCTGCTGACGTTCTCGAAGGTCTTGGCAAGCAGATCGCGATGCACATCGCCGCGGCTTTCCCGCAGGCGCTCACCGCCGATGACCTCGACGCAGAGCTGATCGCGCGCGAACGCAAGGTTGCCGCTGAAAAGGCCGCCGAAAGCGGCAAGCCTGCCGAAGTCCAGGCCAAGATGGTCGATGGTGCCGTTTCCAAGTACGCCAAGGAAAACGCGCTGCTGTCGCAGATCTTCGTGATGGACAACAAGTCGACCATCCAGCAGGTCGTCGATGCTGCCGGCAAGGCCGCTGGCGCCAAGATCGCGCTGGTAGACTATGTCCGCTTCCAGCTCGGCGAAGGCATCGAGAAGGAAGAAACCGACTTTGCTGCCGAAGTGGCTGCTGCTGCCGGCATCAAGTAA
- the rpsB gene encoding 30S ribosomal protein S2: MAAPVVTMHQLIEAGAHFGHQTHRWNPRMKPYIFGARNGIHILDLSQTVPLMARALEFISATVQAGGKVLFVGTKRQAQEPIAQAARASGQHFVNHRWLGGMLTNWKTISGSIKRFKALEEQLSGDTTGLTKKEVLQLTRERDKFELSLGGIRDMGGIPDVMFVIDANKEELAIKEANVLGIPVVAILDSNVSPEGIAFPIPANDDASRALRLYCEAVAAAATRGGREAVIASGADLGAMAEPLAEEATAEAAAEA; this comes from the coding sequence ATGGCGGCACCCGTCGTCACGATGCACCAGCTCATTGAAGCCGGCGCGCACTTCGGTCACCAGACCCACCGCTGGAACCCTCGCATGAAGCCTTATATCTTCGGCGCGCGCAACGGCATCCACATCCTCGACCTGTCGCAGACCGTTCCGCTCATGGCGCGCGCTCTCGAATTCATCTCGGCCACTGTCCAGGCAGGCGGCAAGGTCCTGTTCGTCGGCACCAAGCGCCAGGCGCAGGAGCCGATCGCACAGGCAGCCCGCGCGTCGGGCCAGCACTTCGTCAACCACCGTTGGCTGGGCGGCATGCTCACCAACTGGAAGACGATCTCGGGCTCGATCAAGCGCTTCAAGGCACTTGAAGAACAGCTTTCGGGTGACACCACCGGCCTCACCAAGAAGGAAGTCCTTCAGCTCACGCGCGAGCGTGACAAGTTCGAACTGTCGCTTGGCGGCATTCGCGACATGGGCGGCATTCCTGACGTGATGTTCGTGATCGACGCCAACAAGGAAGAGCTGGCGATCAAGGAAGCCAACGTTCTGGGTATCCCGGTCGTCGCCATCCTCGATTCGAATGTCTCGCCCGAAGGCATCGCTTTCCCGATCCCGGCGAACGACGACGCAAGCCGCGCCCTGCGCCTCTACTGCGAAGCCGTTGCTGCTGCTGCAACCCGCGGTGGCCGTGAAGCCGTGATCGCTTCAGGTGCCGACCTTGGCGCCATGGCCGAGCCTCTGGCTGAAGAAGCCACTGCAGAAGCCGCCGCCGAGGCCTGA
- the frr gene encoding ribosome recycling factor, translating to MAKYDKTDLERRMKGAVESLKHDLVGLRTGRANTALLEPIMVDVYGAHMPITQVATISAPEPRMLTVQVWDKASIGPVEKAIRSAGLGLNPINDGNTLRLPIPDLTEERRKELAKLASKYAENARIAIRNVRRDGMDALKADENKKEISEDERKRAETDLQKLTDEIIKQADEAAASKEKEILGK from the coding sequence ATGGCGAAATACGACAAGACCGATCTCGAACGCCGCATGAAGGGCGCGGTCGAATCGCTCAAGCACGATCTCGTCGGCTTGCGCACGGGCCGCGCCAACACCGCGCTGCTCGAACCGATCATGGTCGACGTTTACGGCGCACACATGCCTATCACCCAGGTCGCCACGATTTCTGCCCCCGAACCGCGCATGCTGACCGTGCAGGTCTGGGACAAGGCGAGCATCGGCCCGGTGGAGAAGGCGATCCGCTCGGCAGGCCTCGGCCTCAACCCGATCAACGATGGCAACACCCTGCGCCTGCCGATCCCGGATCTGACCGAGGAACGCCGCAAGGAACTGGCCAAGCTTGCAAGCAAATATGCTGAAAACGCCCGCATCGCGATCCGCAACGTAAGGCGCGATGGCATGGATGCGCTCAAAGCTGATGAAAACAAGAAGGAAATCTCGGAAGACGAGCGCAAGCGCGCCGAAACCGACCTTCAGAAATTGACCGATGAAATCATCAAGCAAGCCGATGAAGCCGCTGCCTCCAAGGAAAAGGAAATCCTCGGCAAGTGA
- a CDS encoding phosphatidate cytidylyltransferase produces the protein MDAEPVIPATVAEPKKSDLKVRLASAVVMLAIAGTAFWFGGIALDLFVAAVGFGVFVEYVLLASKIADGPPRLASMVIAGALYIGWAALALAVMPEPLMLAVLGLVICTDTGAYFTGRSLGGPKIAPAISPSKTWSGLAGGMAAAGIWAALVVLTAGYLISAMGPTGPSLASAFEVTNVGVAALVGAVLAVFAQAGDFYESWLKRRAGVKDSSRLIPGHGGLFDRVDGLLPVAIIAGTAWAASQAGL, from the coding sequence GTGGACGCTGAACCCGTCATTCCGGCAACCGTTGCCGAACCGAAGAAATCCGATCTCAAGGTCCGCCTCGCTTCGGCGGTGGTAATGCTGGCGATTGCGGGGACCGCGTTCTGGTTCGGCGGAATCGCGCTCGACCTGTTCGTCGCGGCAGTGGGCTTCGGCGTGTTCGTTGAATATGTCCTGCTCGCCAGCAAGATTGCCGACGGCCCGCCGCGCCTCGCCTCGATGGTCATTGCCGGCGCTCTCTATATCGGCTGGGCGGCACTCGCGCTCGCGGTCATGCCCGAACCGCTGATGCTCGCCGTGCTGGGCCTTGTCATCTGCACCGATACTGGCGCGTACTTCACCGGCCGTTCGCTCGGTGGACCGAAGATTGCGCCTGCCATCAGCCCGTCGAAAACGTGGTCGGGCCTCGCTGGCGGCATGGCCGCTGCGGGAATCTGGGCCGCGCTGGTCGTGCTTACCGCTGGCTATCTGATCTCCGCGATGGGGCCGACCGGACCCAGCCTCGCTTCGGCGTTCGAGGTCACCAACGTCGGCGTGGCGGCGCTGGTCGGTGCGGTGCTCGCCGTGTTCGCGCAGGCCGGAGACTTCTACGAATCCTGGCTCAAGCGCCGGGCAGGGGTCAAGGATTCCTCGCGCCTGATCCCCGGCCATGGCGGGCTGTTTGACCGTGTGGACGGTCTCCTGCCGGTAGCTATCATTGCCGGAACCGCATGGGCGGCCTCGCAGGCAGGACTCTGA